From a region of the Salinispira pacifica genome:
- the typA gene encoding translational GTPase TypA, translating into MTNNQIRNVAIIAHVDHGKTTLVDALFQTAGLFRENQQTEERIMDSMDLERERGITISAKNCSIAWKDVKINILDTPGHADFGGEVERALSMVNGAILLVDASEGPLPQTRFVLKKALDQGLPLIAVINKIDRQDARPLEVLDEIYSLLIDLDAHEDQLEFPVFYAVGRDGVAKTSLNDEDQGLEIVLDSLVKTFPGHHYQDDAPLQMLVSDLSYNEYLGRLCVGKIHNGVLHSGDNLVCLDIDGKANPLKVSKLQVYQGIGLSDLDTAEPGEIVVLSGIEDVRIGDTVCTREHPVSLPRIKVDEPTVSMRFMKNTGPYAGQDGKHVQPTKLWARLEREALKNVSLQVERIRDKDGFNVKGRGEFQLAILTETMRREGYEFCVGRPEVIFKKDEKGRKLEPVEHLFIDCQEEFMGIVTEKLSSRKCRMITMSNHGSGRVRLEFSAPSRALIGYRDEFLTDTKGTGILNSSFLGYEEYRGDIRSGKSGSLVSDRQGESVPYALFNLEPRGRLFIVPKTKVYEGMIIGEHNREGDLDVNPVKEKKLTNVRASGRDDNVILTPVVPLTLEQCLNYLGNDELLEVTPNALRLRKEDLSAQSRKVSAKKKKFS; encoded by the coding sequence ATGACAAATAATCAAATACGTAATGTGGCGATTATCGCCCATGTTGACCACGGCAAGACAACCCTGGTTGATGCACTGTTCCAGACTGCCGGGCTTTTTCGTGAAAATCAACAGACCGAAGAACGTATTATGGACAGCATGGATCTTGAACGGGAGAGAGGCATTACCATCTCTGCCAAAAACTGCTCCATTGCCTGGAAGGATGTGAAGATCAATATCCTGGATACTCCGGGGCACGCCGATTTCGGCGGGGAGGTGGAGCGTGCATTGAGCATGGTGAACGGCGCCATCCTGCTGGTGGATGCCTCCGAAGGACCGCTGCCCCAGACCCGGTTCGTATTGAAAAAGGCTCTGGATCAGGGACTTCCCCTGATCGCCGTAATCAACAAGATCGACCGACAGGATGCGAGACCTCTGGAAGTTCTTGACGAAATCTACAGCCTCCTGATTGATCTTGACGCCCATGAGGATCAGCTGGAATTCCCGGTATTTTATGCGGTGGGCCGGGACGGTGTGGCCAAAACATCTCTAAACGATGAGGACCAGGGCCTGGAAATTGTTCTGGACTCCCTGGTTAAAACCTTTCCCGGACATCACTATCAGGATGATGCCCCTCTGCAGATGCTGGTGAGCGACCTTTCGTATAATGAATATCTGGGCCGATTATGCGTGGGAAAGATACACAACGGAGTTCTCCATTCGGGAGATAATCTGGTGTGCCTGGACATTGACGGCAAGGCGAATCCTCTTAAGGTTAGCAAGCTCCAGGTTTACCAGGGCATCGGTCTCAGCGACCTGGATACGGCTGAACCCGGAGAAATTGTGGTGCTCTCGGGAATAGAGGATGTACGGATCGGTGATACGGTGTGTACCAGAGAACATCCCGTAAGCCTGCCCAGAATCAAAGTGGATGAGCCAACCGTATCCATGCGCTTTATGAAAAACACAGGACCCTACGCGGGACAGGACGGCAAACATGTTCAGCCTACCAAACTGTGGGCCCGTCTGGAGCGGGAGGCGTTGAAAAATGTTTCCCTCCAGGTGGAGCGGATACGGGACAAGGACGGTTTCAACGTGAAGGGCAGGGGAGAATTTCAGCTTGCCATTCTCACCGAAACCATGCGCAGGGAAGGCTACGAGTTTTGTGTGGGACGCCCGGAGGTAATTTTCAAGAAGGATGAAAAGGGGCGAAAACTTGAGCCCGTGGAGCATCTTTTTATTGACTGTCAGGAAGAGTTTATGGGAATTGTTACCGAGAAACTCTCCAGCAGGAAATGCCGGATGATCACCATGTCCAATCACGGAAGCGGAAGGGTTCGCCTTGAATTTTCCGCCCCAAGCAGAGCCCTCATCGGGTACCGGGATGAATTTCTCACCGACACCAAGGGCACGGGTATTCTAAACTCCAGTTTTCTGGGCTACGAGGAGTACCGGGGTGACATACGCTCGGGTAAATCCGGGAGTCTGGTTTCCGACCGCCAGGGCGAATCTGTGCCCTATGCACTTTTTAATCTTGAACCGAGGGGCAGGCTTTTCATCGTTCCCAAAACCAAAGTGTATGAGGGGATGATTATCGGTGAGCATAACCGCGAAGGCGATCTGGATGTAAATCCGGTAAAGGAAAAGAAGCTGACCAATGTCAGGGCTTCCGGGAGGGATGACAATGTTATTCTCACACCTGTGGTGCCCCTAACACTTGAGCAATGTCTCAACTATCTGGGTAATGATGAACTTCTGGAAGTCACACCCAATGCACTCCGGCTCCGAAAAGAGGATCTCTCAGCCCAGAGCAGAAAAGTGAGCGCCAAGAAAAAGAAATTTTCCTGA
- a CDS encoding HEAT repeat domain-containing protein, whose translation MDRLKNPEHAFQPLALCMMLISFFWFTSGGAILGQEDAGDAENSSGEEDVQQSLYEKWEETILYGIDSSVVSTIEEMIELEDARLADPVLTLVSSSRQSLRIKALDYFEALERDDAIPAVLDELMFYQDIPRNFTIRLFQHLKERNHPMDKDLWELSSEIIQEEGYEVQLAAIQYTAETEYRPAAEFLAEYYEDPDLEIPVREAILRALGRIQHPGSRDLIFDLAGDESIEKTLRIAAINAAGQYADSRAMNVISNAFSSSDTLIRTAAVAALSSFEPEEVQELYLEALRDSFWRIRMTALRGIEENPFDDAFAPLRYMTQNDPETNIKHQAFRSLASIESRKSRQYLREALEDEELGDQFRQTAAVLLIRNDFPGSKENIERVMAETWDDENNRLLDTICKELSLNKLTAAGSLYERMLGHENYIIQIYGIRGIARNQIASHRDYLEQLSEDEEAHPALRANARNALERL comes from the coding sequence ATGGACCGATTAAAAAATCCCGAACATGCGTTCCAGCCCCTTGCTCTGTGTATGATGCTGATTTCCTTTTTCTGGTTTACATCCGGAGGGGCGATCCTCGGCCAGGAGGACGCCGGCGATGCTGAAAATTCATCCGGAGAAGAGGATGTACAGCAGAGTCTGTATGAAAAATGGGAAGAGACTATTCTCTATGGAATTGACAGCTCCGTTGTTTCCACTATTGAGGAGATGATAGAACTCGAAGATGCCCGGCTTGCGGACCCGGTTCTCACCCTGGTTTCCAGTTCAAGACAGTCTTTGAGAATCAAGGCTCTTGATTACTTCGAAGCACTGGAACGGGACGATGCAATACCGGCGGTACTGGATGAGCTGATGTTCTATCAGGATATCCCCCGGAATTTCACCATACGGCTTTTTCAACATCTGAAAGAACGAAACCATCCCATGGATAAGGATTTATGGGAACTGAGTTCTGAGATAATTCAAGAAGAAGGCTACGAAGTACAGCTTGCAGCCATACAGTACACCGCAGAAACCGAATACCGGCCAGCCGCCGAATTTCTTGCGGAGTACTATGAGGATCCCGATCTGGAAATTCCCGTGCGGGAAGCCATCCTCCGGGCTTTGGGAAGAATTCAGCATCCCGGCAGCCGGGATCTGATATTTGATCTGGCGGGTGATGAGAGTATCGAAAAAACCTTGAGAATTGCCGCAATCAATGCTGCCGGCCAATATGCCGATTCCCGGGCCATGAATGTGATCAGTAATGCCTTTTCATCATCAGATACCCTTATCCGGACGGCAGCGGTTGCAGCTCTTTCCTCCTTTGAACCGGAAGAAGTGCAGGAGCTGTATCTTGAAGCGCTGAGGGATTCTTTCTGGCGAATACGAATGACGGCCCTTCGGGGGATTGAGGAAAATCCCTTCGATGACGCTTTTGCACCCCTGCGGTATATGACCCAAAATGACCCCGAAACCAATATCAAACACCAGGCATTCCGAAGTCTGGCTTCCATTGAGAGCCGGAAATCCCGGCAGTACCTGAGAGAAGCGCTGGAAGATGAGGAGCTGGGAGATCAGTTTCGCCAGACCGCCGCAGTTTTGCTCATACGTAATGACTTTCCCGGAAGCAAGGAGAACATTGAACGGGTAATGGCTGAAACCTGGGATGACGAGAACAATCGCCTTTTGGATACCATCTGCAAAGAACTGAGTCTGAACAAACTCACTGCGGCCGGCTCATTGTATGAACGGATGCTCGGCCATGAGAATTATATTATCCAGATTTATGGTATTCGGGGAATTGCCCGGAATCAGATTGCCTCTCACCGGGATTATCTTGAGCAGCTTTCCGAGGATGAGGAGGCTCATCCTGCTCTGAGAGCCAATGCCCGAAATGCACTGGAACGGCTGTAG
- the tgt gene encoding tRNA guanosine(34) transglycosylase Tgt produces MIYRKLHKDQHCEARTGQIHLPHGNVDTPVFMPVGTNASVKAVRLEDLFSMGVQLILGNTYHLYLRPGMDVIQKFGGLHGFNNWNGNILTDSGGYQVFSLAPFRKVTNEGVEFRSHIDGSKHFLTPEKVVGIQEILNSDIQMVLDVCTEPGISHKSAREALEITTSWALRAKNSWETTTETYQGKLFGIVQGNFYEDLRARSAEELSALDLPGYAIGGLSVGEPFDQFQHYLAFTAPLLPGGKPRYLMGVGTPEYILEAIEHGIDMFDCVFPTRVARNGTLFTDHGRLVLKNQRYEYDTRPVSEHSPTAAYSRSYLRHLFKAGEMLGPMLASLHNLWFLKKLVEDSRRAIHENRFLEFKRSFLDLYSMGIPD; encoded by the coding sequence GTGATATACCGGAAATTACATAAAGACCAACATTGCGAAGCAAGGACGGGACAGATTCATCTTCCTCATGGAAATGTGGATACTCCTGTTTTTATGCCCGTGGGCACCAATGCCAGCGTAAAGGCTGTGCGTTTGGAGGATCTTTTTTCCATGGGCGTACAGCTCATACTGGGAAATACCTACCACCTGTATTTGCGTCCGGGCATGGATGTGATTCAAAAGTTCGGCGGACTTCACGGCTTCAATAACTGGAATGGAAACATTCTGACCGACAGCGGCGGATATCAGGTGTTCTCACTTGCACCCTTCAGAAAAGTGACGAATGAAGGGGTGGAGTTCCGATCTCACATCGACGGATCAAAACATTTCCTCACCCCTGAAAAAGTTGTGGGAATACAGGAAATATTGAACTCGGATATTCAGATGGTGCTGGATGTATGCACGGAACCGGGAATTTCCCACAAATCTGCCCGGGAAGCACTTGAAATCACCACCAGCTGGGCCCTTCGGGCGAAAAACAGCTGGGAAACCACCACAGAAACCTACCAGGGTAAACTGTTCGGCATAGTGCAGGGGAACTTCTATGAGGATCTACGGGCCAGAAGCGCTGAAGAGCTCAGCGCATTGGATCTGCCGGGCTATGCAATCGGAGGACTTTCTGTTGGGGAACCCTTTGATCAGTTTCAGCATTATCTGGCGTTCACGGCCCCTCTTCTTCCCGGCGGAAAACCCAGGTATTTAATGGGGGTGGGTACTCCTGAATATATTCTCGAAGCAATCGAGCACGGCATCGATATGTTCGATTGCGTGTTTCCCACCAGGGTTGCCCGAAACGGCACACTGTTCACCGACCATGGAAGACTGGTTCTGAAAAACCAGCGCTATGAATACGACACCCGTCCGGTAAGCGAGCACAGTCCCACAGCCGCCTACAGCAGAAGCTATCTGCGGCACCTGTTCAAAGCAGGCGAAATGCTGGGCCCCATGCTTGCTTCCCTCCATAACCTTTGGTTTTTGAAAAAGCTTGTGGAAGATTCAAGGAGGGCGATCCATGAAAACCGTTTCCTGGAATTCAAACGATCCTTTCTTGACCTGTATTCCATGGGGATACCTGATTGA
- a CDS encoding LptF/LptG family permease has protein sequence MRVLTRLLLRNFIPIFLGALAFFTILINASDLFVNIVRYIEREVPFFQILLVQWYYLPTCIVFSTPIALLFSVSYSMGTLYSNNELIAVFASGISLKRFILPLIIISAFISIGLFAFQDRFAIPMLREKEELSTSLLRNRPQNLNQANITIQTRGGEVIYRAGYYDHGKQRLDDVTIVRRNEEMLIHTQIRAEWAQWEDDGWVFHRATVLRRKEDEDGFEILDEARFSAPDFDLEPENFTNQFGEIDAMRISEARNYIQFLRESGFPYRKDLTRYHERFSFAFTPLIVTILSAAIGGSYKKNILAMSLLVSLGLSIVYYSIQMLSGLFASIGLIGSVTGAWAGTLITGLAAVYILSRAKT, from the coding sequence TTGAGAGTACTCACGCGTCTGCTCCTTCGAAATTTCATACCCATTTTCCTTGGAGCTCTTGCATTTTTCACCATACTGATCAATGCCTCGGATTTATTCGTGAACATCGTTCGCTATATTGAGAGAGAGGTGCCGTTTTTCCAGATTCTTCTGGTTCAGTGGTATTATCTGCCGACCTGCATAGTGTTTTCAACGCCCATTGCGTTGCTGTTTTCGGTTTCCTATTCCATGGGAACCTTGTATTCCAACAATGAATTGATTGCGGTTTTTGCAAGCGGAATCAGTCTGAAGCGTTTCATCCTGCCCTTGATTATTATTTCCGCGTTTATCAGCATCGGTCTGTTTGCATTTCAGGACCGGTTTGCCATCCCCATGCTTCGGGAGAAAGAAGAGCTGAGCACAAGTCTGCTTCGAAACCGGCCCCAGAATTTGAATCAGGCGAATATCACCATTCAGACCAGGGGCGGGGAAGTGATATACCGGGCAGGGTACTATGATCACGGTAAACAGCGTCTTGATGATGTAACCATCGTCAGACGAAACGAAGAAATGCTGATACACACACAAATTCGTGCAGAATGGGCCCAGTGGGAGGATGACGGCTGGGTCTTTCATCGTGCAACCGTTCTTCGCAGAAAGGAAGACGAAGATGGCTTTGAAATTCTGGATGAGGCGCGTTTTTCCGCACCGGATTTTGACCTGGAACCGGAAAATTTCACCAATCAGTTCGGCGAAATAGATGCCATGAGAATTTCCGAGGCCAGGAACTATATTCAGTTCCTCAGGGAGAGCGGATTTCCCTACAGGAAGGATCTTACCCGGTACCATGAACGGTTTTCATTTGCCTTCACTCCTCTGATTGTCACAATCCTCTCTGCCGCCATTGGAGGCAGCTATAAAAAGAACATCCTGGCAATGAGCCTCCTTGTTTCACTGGGCTTATCCATTGTATATTACTCCATTCAAATGCTTTCGGGACTTTTTGCAAGCATCGGTCTGATCGGCAGTGTAACCGGCGCATGGGCGGGCACTCTCATCACCGGATTGGCTGCGGTGTATATTCTCAGCAGGGCAAAAACCTGA
- a CDS encoding LptF/LptG family permease encodes MNRSIFFGKEGFQLPGTLQRYVTREYLFSFLVAFLFFLAIFFVNQILVIARDRLAEQVSVIDTLRLILYAMPAIIALSVPYASFIGIILAVGKLSEGREIQAARASGISFTNLLYPILLSAMLLSGLSFITNDYFLPLGTMRYSQLYQELLYSNSRLIIEPYAIRNYENATIVTGDVVDDVIQGIIIIDRAEDGSERTISASQAALIQNDTGKGIITLNLRDVEIISSSENRIHESRAENMDYNILLENIVFNINNPSVREMSARDVFSLVQKREEQFELRKQDQLLDYHQDYRSFGATAFSIAENRDSQLLVQFQRAYDRLGENPRTFMFDRTLRLYRIEFWKKFSIPLASLTFIFIGFPLGLMALKHGRTLGIILGLILASGYWGILVAIEALGLRLTSIPPALITFSPNILMLAAGSVLLYGYLRR; translated from the coding sequence GTGAATAGGAGCATCTTTTTCGGAAAGGAAGGGTTTCAGCTGCCCGGAACTCTCCAGAGATATGTAACACGGGAATACCTCTTCTCATTTCTGGTTGCCTTCCTGTTTTTCCTGGCCATCTTTTTTGTAAACCAGATTCTGGTGATTGCCCGGGACCGTCTTGCGGAACAGGTTTCGGTCATCGATACTCTCAGACTGATTCTCTACGCCATGCCGGCAATCATTGCCCTCTCGGTACCCTATGCTTCATTTATAGGGATAATTCTCGCAGTGGGGAAGCTCAGCGAGGGGAGGGAGATTCAGGCTGCCAGAGCCAGCGGGATCAGTTTCACCAATCTTTTGTACCCTATCCTCCTCTCCGCAATGCTGCTCAGCGGCTTATCATTTATTACCAACGATTATTTTCTTCCCCTGGGAACCATGCGTTACAGTCAACTGTATCAGGAACTGCTGTATTCAAACAGCAGACTGATCATTGAGCCCTATGCCATTCGTAATTACGAGAATGCCACCATTGTAACCGGAGATGTGGTTGATGATGTTATTCAGGGTATTATTATTATCGACCGGGCCGAAGACGGCTCGGAGCGTACTATCAGTGCCTCTCAAGCAGCCCTCATCCAGAATGATACGGGAAAGGGTATTATCACTCTCAATCTGCGGGATGTTGAAATTATTTCCAGTTCGGAAAACCGCATACACGAAAGCAGGGCGGAAAACATGGACTATAATATCCTGCTGGAAAATATTGTATTCAATATCAACAATCCCAGTGTCCGAGAGATGAGTGCCCGGGATGTTTTTTCTCTGGTCCAAAAGCGTGAGGAACAGTTTGAGTTGCGAAAGCAGGATCAACTGCTGGATTATCATCAGGACTACAGGAGCTTCGGTGCAACCGCATTCTCCATTGCCGAGAACCGGGACTCACAGCTTCTGGTGCAATTTCAACGTGCATACGACCGTCTGGGTGAAAATCCCCGTACCTTCATGTTTGACAGGACGCTCAGACTGTACCGCATAGAATTCTGGAAAAAATTCTCCATACCTCTGGCAAGTCTGACTTTCATTTTCATCGGTTTTCCACTGGGACTCATGGCATTGAAACACGGCAGAACTCTGGGAATCATTCTCGGCCTAATTCTGGCTTCCGGCTACTGGGGAATACTGGTTGCAATAGAAGCCCTTGGACTCAGATTAACTTCCATTCCCCCTGCATTGATCACCTTCAGTCCCAATATTCTCATGTTGGCTGCAGGATCTGTACTTCTGTACGGATATTTGAGGAGATAG
- the dut gene encoding dUTP diphosphatase: MEVNKDHPQVDVPIHSESGIFPAYASSGASGCDLTAGISDPVSLQPLERKLIPTGIRVEIPRGFEAQIRPRSGLAYRKGLSLPNTPGTIDADYRGEIKVLVINLSADEIQINPGERIAQMVFAPVVQANFHPVADESRLNATVRQEGGFGSTGE, from the coding sequence ATGGAAGTGAACAAAGATCATCCTCAGGTTGATGTGCCCATTCACAGCGAATCAGGAATTTTCCCCGCATATGCAAGCAGCGGCGCATCGGGCTGTGATTTGACCGCAGGGATCAGCGACCCTGTCTCTCTTCAGCCCCTTGAGCGGAAACTCATTCCCACGGGAATACGTGTGGAAATTCCACGGGGGTTTGAGGCCCAAATCCGGCCCCGCTCCGGTTTGGCATATCGAAAAGGGCTGTCTCTGCCCAATACGCCGGGTACAATCGATGCGGATTACCGCGGCGAAATCAAGGTTTTGGTTATTAATCTATCTGCGGATGAAATTCAGATTAATCCCGGGGAACGGATTGCCCAGATGGTGTTCGCTCCTGTGGTTCAGGCGAATTTTCATCCTGTTGCGGATGAAAGCCGATTGAACGCAACGGTACGTCAGGAGGGCGGTTTCGGGAGTACCGGTGAATAG
- the pnp gene encoding polyribonucleotide nucleotidyltransferase, which translates to MMHRVTLKIGAEELVLETGRMAKQANGSVFATFGGSAVLATVCCGSKPVEDLDYVPLSVDYNEKYYAAGKIPGGFLKREGRPKDKEILVSRLIDRPMRPLFSKSFKREIQLVPTTISTDMVNPPDVVGMVAASAAVMVSDIPFDGPVGAVRVSYVDDEYVVNPSFEQVDRSHLDIIVAGTLEGITMVEGGAKEVSEEQMIEAIEKARPVITELCNAQLELRKLAGKEKLPLVEVDDSFPLKDEIRKKAYPLLEKACFVKGKFERYAAIRQVVEQFQEEYAEQIADEDQKKFKAVFEDIEQEILRKSIIENKLRVDGRSPTDIRPITVEKDVLPRVHGSALFTRGETQALAITTLGTARDEQIMDDIDGDKREAFMLHYNFPPYSVGETGRLGTGRREIGHGHLAHRALASVLPAKGDFPYTIRVVSEVLESNGSSSMATVCGGSLSLLNAGVPVSKPVAGIAMGMVQEGSDSVILSDILGEEDHLGDMDFKVAGTENGITAFQMDIKVSNVSPEIMKTALAQAKEGRMHILGIMNSLIAEPESELSEYAPRIISFHVDPESIGTLIGPGGKVIKGVNEKFGVETNIENDGSVTIYSRDAKNARDAKDSFLSLLEEPEVGKVYPGVVRRIVDFGAFIEFLPGKEGLCHISKMSKERINKVEDVLELNQEVPVKIIEIDKMGRVNLTTLVDEDIQPRGDRGGSHGRPPRGGDRGGDRGGDRGRGGDRRRH; encoded by the coding sequence ATAATGCATCGTGTAACACTGAAAATAGGCGCCGAAGAATTGGTCCTTGAAACAGGCCGTATGGCCAAGCAGGCCAACGGCTCCGTATTTGCAACCTTTGGCGGTTCTGCCGTCCTTGCCACAGTTTGTTGCGGTTCCAAGCCCGTGGAGGATCTTGATTACGTTCCTCTGAGTGTGGATTACAATGAAAAGTACTATGCAGCCGGAAAAATCCCCGGCGGATTTTTAAAGCGGGAAGGACGTCCCAAGGACAAGGAAATTCTGGTTTCCCGCCTCATTGACCGTCCCATGCGGCCCCTGTTCAGTAAATCATTCAAACGTGAAATTCAACTGGTACCCACAACAATATCAACGGATATGGTGAATCCCCCGGATGTTGTGGGAATGGTGGCTGCCTCTGCAGCGGTTATGGTTTCCGACATCCCTTTCGACGGACCGGTAGGTGCCGTGCGGGTCAGCTATGTTGATGATGAATATGTGGTGAACCCCAGTTTTGAACAGGTTGATCGAAGCCATCTGGATATCATTGTAGCCGGTACCCTTGAAGGAATTACCATGGTTGAGGGCGGCGCCAAGGAAGTGAGCGAAGAGCAGATGATTGAGGCCATCGAGAAAGCACGGCCGGTAATCACTGAACTCTGCAACGCTCAGCTGGAGCTGCGCAAACTGGCAGGCAAGGAGAAACTTCCTCTGGTTGAGGTGGACGACAGCTTCCCCCTGAAGGATGAAATCCGGAAAAAAGCCTATCCCCTCCTTGAAAAAGCCTGCTTTGTTAAGGGTAAATTCGAACGGTATGCTGCCATCCGTCAGGTGGTTGAACAGTTCCAGGAAGAATACGCCGAGCAGATCGCCGATGAAGATCAGAAGAAATTCAAGGCGGTGTTTGAAGATATTGAGCAGGAAATACTGCGCAAATCCATTATAGAGAATAAACTTCGGGTTGATGGACGTTCACCCACAGATATCCGTCCCATCACCGTTGAGAAGGATGTCCTGCCCAGAGTGCATGGTTCTGCATTGTTCACCCGGGGAGAAACACAGGCTCTTGCCATCACCACCCTGGGAACTGCCAGGGATGAACAGATCATGGATGACATTGACGGCGACAAACGTGAAGCGTTTATGCTGCATTATAACTTCCCTCCCTACAGTGTGGGTGAAACCGGACGCCTTGGAACAGGACGCCGTGAAATCGGCCATGGACACCTGGCTCACCGGGCTCTTGCCTCGGTACTTCCCGCAAAGGGCGACTTTCCCTACACAATCCGGGTGGTTTCCGAAGTTCTTGAATCCAACGGTTCATCTTCCATGGCTACGGTGTGCGGCGGAAGCCTCTCTCTTCTGAATGCCGGGGTTCCGGTTTCCAAGCCGGTTGCCGGCATTGCAATGGGAATGGTTCAGGAAGGCAGCGATTCTGTAATTCTCAGTGATATTCTTGGTGAAGAAGATCACCTGGGAGACATGGACTTCAAGGTCGCGGGAACTGAAAACGGTATTACCGCATTCCAGATGGACATTAAGGTGTCTAACGTAAGCCCGGAGATCATGAAAACCGCACTTGCCCAGGCCAAAGAGGGAAGAATGCATATTCTGGGAATTATGAATTCCCTGATCGCCGAGCCTGAAAGCGAACTCAGCGAATATGCCCCGAGAATTATCAGCTTTCATGTTGATCCTGAAAGCATCGGAACCCTCATCGGTCCCGGCGGAAAGGTTATCAAGGGCGTAAACGAGAAGTTCGGGGTTGAGACCAATATTGAAAATGACGGGTCGGTTACCATCTATTCCAGGGATGCCAAAAACGCCCGGGACGCCAAGGACAGTTTTCTCTCTCTTCTGGAAGAGCCTGAGGTGGGAAAAGTGTATCCCGGTGTTGTCCGCAGAATCGTGGATTTCGGTGCTTTCATTGAGTTTCTTCCCGGTAAGGAAGGACTGTGTCATATTTCCAAGATGTCCAAAGAACGGATCAACAAGGTTGAAGATGTTCTCGAACTGAATCAGGAAGTGCCGGTAAAGATTATCGAAATCGATAAAATGGGCCGGGTCAATCTTACAACCCTGGTGGATGAGGATATTCAGCCCAGAGGTGATCGAGGCGGATCTCACGGTCGTCCCCCCAGAGGTGGAGACAGAGGCGGAGACCGGGGCGGTGACAGAGGCCGCGGCGGCGACCGCAGAAGGCATTAA
- the rpsO gene encoding 30S ribosomal protein S15, whose product MSLTKEQIQSVVEKFGGSEKNTGKTEVQIALLTQRITELTEHLKNHKKDHSSRRGLLKLVGQRRRLLRYLKGKDLEGYRALLSELNLRK is encoded by the coding sequence ATGTCTCTTACAAAAGAACAGATACAATCAGTCGTGGAAAAGTTCGGCGGTAGCGAAAAGAATACCGGAAAGACCGAAGTTCAGATTGCCCTTCTCACTCAGAGAATCACTGAGCTCACCGAGCATCTGAAGAATCACAAGAAGGATCATTCCTCAAGACGTGGTCTCCTCAAGCTTGTCGGTCAGCGTCGTCGCCTGCTGAGATACCTTAAAGGCAAGGATCTTGAAGGTTACCGAGCGCTTCTCAGCGAACTGAATCTGCGTAAATAG
- the truB gene encoding tRNA pseudouridine(55) synthase TruB, which produces MSSSKSPERTIPPGLILIHKPPGITSFQLLSPLKKALGIKKVGHAGTLDKFASGLMLVFAGQGTRFVQYLSNMDKRYHATIEFGKETETLDPEGEVIATAEIPDGSRLEEVLSRFRGDLDQVPPKYSAVHVDGQRAYKRSLKGDDFDIPSRRIVIHSLEIRDWNPPRGDFDIHCSKGTYIRSLARDLGLAAGSRAYVERLQRTTVGEFHLDEALTLDEIREKGGEWVIDQMICGSDLIRRIPGFQLFQADSDLARRIRLGKDLYFRELGAPLIERSGDSPPQIFAVMDEYDQLAALFQAGGDIQPQTRLTYRGVFHKLS; this is translated from the coding sequence ATGTCCAGCAGCAAGAGCCCGGAGAGGACGATCCCTCCGGGTCTGATTCTCATACATAAACCGCCGGGAATAACCAGCTTTCAACTACTATCCCCCTTGAAAAAGGCTCTCGGCATTAAAAAAGTCGGGCATGCCGGCACCTTGGATAAATTCGCTTCGGGCCTGATGCTGGTGTTCGCCGGTCAGGGAACCCGCTTTGTGCAATATCTGAGCAATATGGATAAGCGCTACCACGCCACCATTGAGTTCGGTAAAGAAACGGAAACCCTGGATCCCGAAGGTGAAGTGATTGCCACTGCAGAAATCCCGGATGGATCACGGCTGGAAGAGGTTCTTTCACGTTTCAGGGGAGATCTTGATCAGGTCCCGCCGAAATATTCGGCAGTCCATGTTGACGGACAGAGGGCGTACAAACGCAGCCTGAAGGGTGATGACTTTGATATTCCTTCCCGCCGTATTGTTATCCACTCCCTGGAAATCAGAGATTGGAATCCGCCCCGGGGAGATTTTGACATTCACTGTTCAAAAGGAACGTATATCCGCAGCCTTGCACGGGACCTGGGGCTTGCCGCGGGAAGCCGGGCCTATGTCGAACGGCTCCAGCGTACCACCGTAGGAGAATTTCACCTGGACGAAGCGCTGACCCTGGATGAAATCCGGGAGAAGGGTGGTGAATGGGTCATTGATCAAATGATCTGCGGCAGTGATCTTATCCGCCGAATTCCCGGTTTTCAGCTGTTTCAGGCAGACAGCGATCTTGCCCGGCGAATTCGTCTGGGAAAGGACCTGTACTTCCGGGAGCTTGGAGCCCCATTGATCGAAAGAAGCGGCGATTCGCCGCCTCAGATTTTTGCCGTGATGGATGAGTATGATCAGCTTGCAGCACTGTTCCAGGCCGGCGGAGATATTCAGCCCCAGACCCGGCTGACGTATCGGGGAGTGTTTCACAAGCTCTCGTAA